A window of Streptomyces profundus genomic DNA:
CGCTCGCCGGCGGCGCGCAGCAACAGGGCATGGTTCGCCGTGGTGCCGATGGTGTACGGGTGGTGCGGGCCCAGCGCCTCGCGGTAGCGCAGCATGGTGCGTTCGCCGATCTTCCGGGCCAGATCCAGCTGGCCATGGGCGCGCAGCACGAAGGAGTAGCAGGCGGCGATGCGTTGGGTGAGCGGGGAGCGATCCCCCAGGACCCGCTCGGCGCGCTCCAGCAGGGCGGCCAGCCGCTCGTTGGCGGCCGTGCGGTCGCCCGAACGCAGCAGGCAGAGCGCCAGGTTGAGCTCGCCGTGGAGGGTCTGGGGGTTGTCGGGCCCCATCACCGCGTGGTGTACCTCCACGCTCTGTTCCTGGACGGACTGGGCCTCGGAGTAGCGGCCCAGCAGGCGCAGATCCAGCGCGTAGGCGATCTCGGAGGAGAGGGAGGCGTTGTTGCGCGCGCGCAGCAGCTCCCTGCGGGCCCTGAGGGTGTGGCGGTCCTCGGCGAGCGCGTCCTGGTAGCGGCCGAGCAGCCGCAGGGTGACGGCCAGGTTGTTGTGGGCGTTGAGGGTGCGGAAGTCCTCCTCGTCGATGAGCCGCCGGCAGCCGGCGAGCACCTGCTCGCTCACCTGGAGGGCCTCGGAGTAGCGCCCGAGCCCACGCAGGTCGGCGCCGAGGCCCTCCAACACCCGCAGGGCGTCGAGCCCCTGCGTCTGCCCCTCGGCCTCCAGGCGGGCCAGCAGCCCGCGGTTGATCCGCTCGGTGCGGGCGTACTCGCCGGTGGCGCGGAGCAGCGTGGCGTGCAGCGAGGCCAGGCCGGCCATCAGCGGGTGTTCCTCGCCGAACACCTCGCGCCAGGCGCGTTCGGTGCGTTCGGCGAGCTGGATGCCCGCCGAGTACTCGCCGGCGAGGTAGAGGTACTGGAGGCAGTTGTAGATCAGCCGGTGCATCGAGGCGTGCCGGCTGCGCAGCGCGCCCGAGGGGTCCAGATGCGGCACGATGCGGGCGAACCTGGCCCAGCGGCGGGTGTCCGTGGCGACCGCCGGATCGGCGGCGACGAGCCCGCGCCGCGCGGCGCGGGAGAACAGCTCCCGATCCGCCTCGGACATACCGGACCGTACCGTCTGGTGCACCATGCGGTGCAGGTGGATGGTGCCGGCGGCCTCCGGATCGTCCTCGTCGTTGGAGGGGTCGAACTGGATCACCGAGTACTGCGCCAGCTTCTTGATCGCGGTGTTCCAGCGCAGCGGATCGGACATCAGGCCGGTGAGCTGCTCGGGCAGCTGCTCGGCCGGGATGTCCCGCAGCAGTTGCACGGGGAGCGCGCCGGGCGCGAAGAAGGCGCAGAGCCGCAGCAGTTCCACCGCCTCCGGCACCGTCTCCCGCAGCCGGTTGAGCAGGATGGAGAACGTCATCGGATAGGACTTGCGGAAATCGCCGGCGACGCGCAGGCCGACCTCGATGTCCCCGTCGTCGTGGAGGAGTTCCACATACTCGGCGACCGTCATCGTGGAGTCGTTGAGCCAGCCGGCCGTCTGGTCGAGCGCCAACGGGAGATCGCCCAGCGCCTCGGCGAGCCGGTCGGCGTCCGCGGCGGGGATTCGGGGAGCGCGGCGGCGGACGAAGGCGACCGACTCCTCGCGTTCGTAGACCGGGACGGGGAGCGGGCTGCTGTTGTAGGCGCTCCACTCCTGGTTCTGTGAGGTGATCAGCACATGGCCGGGGCCCGAGGGCAGCAGATCGGCGATGGCGTCCGGCTGGTCCGCGTCGTCCAGCACCACGAGCCAGCGGCGATACGGGGCGCCCCGGCGCAGCGCGTCGCCGACGGCCCGCAGCCGCTCGCCGTACTCGGGGCCGGTGTTGAGGTCGAGCGCGGGGGCCAGCTCGGCCAACCGCTGGCGCAGCGTGCCGCGTTGGTCGGCCGGCACCCACCAGACCAGGTCGTAGGAGGAGGCGAACCGGTGCGCGTACTCGGCGGCGACCTGGGTCTTGCCCACGCCGGAGAGGCCGTGCAGGGCGACCACGCCCGCGCCCGGCTCGGCGCTCTGCAACTGGTCGTGGATCTCCTGGAGGGTGCGCTCCCGGCCGGTGAACCGGGTGTTGCGGCGCGGCACCCCGCCCCAGACATGGGGCAGGTCCATCGGGAAGCGCGGCCGGTGGGCGCCGCCGAGCGTGTCGAAGGAGGGATCGCGGTCCCGGACGCCGCCGAAGAGCTGGATCAGCCGCCGCTCGGCCTCCCGCGCGCCGAGGCCCCACAGCTCGGTGGTGCCCCCGAAGGCGGCCGACGCGGTGGGCATCGGGCTGGTGGAGACGGAAACGGCGGTGAACCGGCGGGTGTTGGGGGCGACGACGGCGCGCAGCGCCTCGTTCCACTCCTGGTCGGTGCGCGGGCCCAGCTTGAAGTACCAGTCGCTCAGGATCACCAGGATCCGGCCCTCGACCAGCAGCAGATCGCTGAGCGCCTCGGCCAGCGGCGCCTCGATCGGCGGGTCCCAGCGCTGGAACGCGACCTGCCAGCCGTAGCGCTCCAGCCGGTCGGCGATCCATACCGCCCAGGGCCTGTTGTACCCGGCGAAGCTGACGGTGATCTGCTCGCCCTCGGCGGCCGGAACCACGGTGTAAGCCGAACCCTGCACGGAGCCCTCCCTCAGCGGCCACGCGACCGACTTCATCGACTGCGGCGATCGGCGTCGACCGCTCGATCGGATGCGGAGCGGAGCCGACGCCCCGTCAGCTACCCCCTTGGGAAACATACACCTCAGCTCTGTCAGGTAACCGTGCCGCGGGCGTGCTGTCGCAGCCAGACGGTCCGCGCTGTGTCCACATACGCCCGGGCGCGCACCAGGTGGCCCTCGGGGGGCGCGGGCGAGCCCAACTCCTCGTGCCGCTCGGCCAGGGCGCGCACGAACACCCGGCCGTCGTCGGTGAGCCGCCGGGCGGCGCGCAGGGCGGGCAGCACGGCGCCCACCTGCAAATGACAACGGCTGTGCGCCGCCCACGCCGTCTCGCGCGCCCCCGGATCGCGCAACCCCAGCGCGAGTTGCTGCCAGAAGCCGGCGAGCGCCAGATGGGCGTAGGCGCCGTGCAACAGCCCGTCGAAGGGGCGGGGGTCGGGGCGCCAGGGGGCCCAGTGCCGGGCCTTCGGCCCCTCGTGGTGCAGCGGGTTCAGCGTGCCGACGGCGGCCAGCTTGGCGTGTTGCAGCTCATGGGTGAGCCCGGCGGCCAGCAGGGCGGCGTTGGGCGGGGCGCTGGCCAGCACCGCGCCGAAGGCCCCGGGGCTGGTGGAGCTGATGTGCCCCTGGTGCTCATCGGCCGGCAGCAGCAGCGGGACGATGCAGTCGAGCAGGGCGAGTTCGGCGGCTCGGGCGGCGCCGCCCAGCCTCAGCAGCGGCAGCGCCGCGCGCCAGAGCCCTGACCATCTGGCGCGTTCGGCGGGGCGCAGCGCGTGCGCGTGCCCGGTGTCCCGGGGGGCGGGCCGGCCGGGGTGGAGATCGTCGAGCAGCACGGGGTGCGGGCCGCCGTCCAGGGCGTGCAGCCCGACCCAGCGCGGGTCCCCGGAGCGCCAGTGCCCCGCCGGGTCGGGACGCAGCGAGACGGGGGCCTCGTCCGGCAGGCGCAGCGTCAACCGGCCGGCATGGGCGGCGAGTTCCACCGGGCCGCCGTCGGGGGACGCGGTGGTGAGCGCGCCGAGCGTGGGCAGCGCGACCCGGCCGGCGGTGACGGTGGTGCGGATGCGGAAGTCGAGCCCGGCGCGGATCGCGGCGGCGGCGGCGAGCCCGCCGAGATGCGCCAGATCGCGGGCCGCCGCGTCGCCGGCGCCGGTGGCGAGGCGGTGGGCGCAGCGTTCGGCCCAGGTGCCGGTGAGGGGGTAGAACAGCACCCGGCGGGCGGCCTCCGGCGCGGCCCGCTCGGCGCTCTCCAGGAGCGCGGTGTGCTCGGCGGCGCGGGCGGCGGCCTCGGGCGGCGCGGCCGGGATGGCGTCGAGGAGCACCCGCAACAGCAGCAGCCTGCGGGTGTGTTGGCCGGCGCTGAGCGCGGCGAGGGTGGATGGGGCCCCCTCGGTGCGGCCCAGCTCGGCGAGCTGGGCGGCGCTCAGCGCGCCGGCCGGCCGCCCGGTCATGACGGAACCGCCTGCCGCAGCGCCGCGGCGAGATGCCGGATCAGCCTGGTGAGGTCGGCGCAGTAGACGGAGGGGTTGCGGAAGCCGGCTCCGGCGCGGTAGCGGTGCGCGTAGTGCCCGCCGCCGCAGACGGCGAGCAGCGGACAGCGGCGGCAGGCGTCGGCCAGCGCGGCGGCGCCGGCCTGGCGGGCGGCGACTCCCGGATGCCGCAGCGCCTGGTCCAACGTGTGGTGCGCGATGGAGAGTCCGGTGGCGGCGGCGCCCGGGTAGGCCGTCTTGAGCGAGTCGATCTGCTCGATGTCCCCGTTGGTCTCGATCACCACGGCGGTGAACGGGCGCAGCCCGAACAGCCCGCCGGCGGTGGGCAGCCGCAGCAGCGCGGCCAGGCACTCCTCGAAGATCCTGATCTTCACCCGGCGTCGGTCGTCGTGCCACCAGCGGTCGAAGATCGCGCAGAGCCAGTCGGCATAGGGGGTCGCCCGGTCGGTGTCCTCGGCCGCCCCGTCGAGTCCGGGGGGCGGATGGGTCCAGTTGCCGTGCGGCAGCAGGAAGTCGACGGCGGGCGGATCGAGTTCCAGGAGGGACTGATAGACCTCGATCGGATCGCTTGCGGGATCGATCACACAGAGCACGCCCGCATAGGCGTCGCGGTGGCGGGGTTGGGCGAGCATCCTGGCCGCCCGGCTGGCTCCCGGCCAGGCGGCGCGGCCGGCGTGGTCGACCCGCCGCCGGTTGTGGTGTGCCAGGCCACCGTCCAGGCTCAGCCCCACCCGCACCCGGTGCTCGGCGAGGACGCCGAGGATCGACTCGGTGAGCAGGGTGCCGTTGGTTTGCAGGCTGACATGCACCCGGCATCCGGCCGGCGCCTCGGCCCGCACCCGCTCGGCGAAGCCGCCGAGCACCGCCGGATCGGTGAGCAGCGGCTCCCCGCCGTGCAACACCAGGGAGACGGCGGGCAGTCGATGGGCGGCGGCGTGCTCGCCGATCCGCCGCGCGATCCATCGCAGCGTCTCGGGGGAGGCGCTGACGGGCTGTTCGCGCCAGCCGTCGTCGGCGGCGAAGTACATGTAGCAGTAGCGACAGGCGAGGTTGCAACGGCTGTTCACCTTGACGACGAACTGCCGGAACGGCACCGGGGCGACCCGCCCGGCGCCCGCTCCCTCTCCCCTGCTCTCCACCGCGCGTCCGTCCCCTCCGAACCAGGTCCCATGCCGGATCGTCGGAAGGGGACGATTCCGATCCGGCCGAATACCGAAACTCAACCGGTCTTTTCCGGTCGGGTAATTACCGCAACCGGGCTGAAAGTTACCCGGGGCAAGCGGTCAGCTAGAGGGGCGGGGTCTCGGTGAAGTCCCACATCGTCTCCAACGGACGCGCGACCCGCTCGCGCAGCTCGGCCAGCACGGTGTTCAGCACCGGATGGTCGATCTCCCGCAGCTCCGCCAGGCTCAGCCCCAACACATCGGGCAGCTCCGACAGAGCCCCAGCCGAAACTGTTTCCTGCGAACGAATGAACATGACCCCTCCCCACCGATCCCGCACAGTGAGCCTCACCGGAGATTCCCCTCCCACTCCCCTCAGAAACGCGCACCGCCCCTCCCGAGGGCCCCGGCCGGGCGCGCGCCGGCGCCCGGGCGCTCACCCGAGGGCGTCGATCGCGGCCCGCCCCGGGCCGAGCAGCCCGAGGAAATCCGTGCTGTCCGACCACTGGTCCACCCCGCCCGACAGCGGCAGCCCCCGCAGCACCGGATCGGTGACCTTCGCGGCCAACGCCCGCGCGAACCGGTCGGCTCCCAGCACCAGGAACGGCCGTCCGTGGAAACCCCGACGCGACGGATCCACCCACTCGGCCAGCCCCGCCTCGTTCTGTAGCCCGGCCACCGCCTCGTAGGCGTCACACAGATGCGCCTCCCGCTCCCGGTACTCCGTCGCGCCCAGCGCGCCCAGCAGCGAGGGCGTGAGCCGCTCCGCCACGGGCAGCCGCCCGAACGCGCTCCCCAACCACTTGCTGTAGGGCGCGTACCGCCGCCCCAGCAGCAGACAGAGCCGCATCAGATCCCGCACCAACCGGCCGGCGACCACGGCCGAACCGAGCTGGTCACCGACCTCGGCGCACCGCCCGACAAACGCCTCCTCCTGCCCGATCCGCTGCCACTGACAGGCCAGCAGATACCGCCACACCTCGTCCGGATACCACGCCAGACGACGCCGCGCCTCGGTCAGCGTGCCGAGGCCGTCGTGGAACACCGCCCCGCCGGTGACCTCGGCGAGCCGCTGCTGCGGCATCGCCAACCAGTCGCGCGGCCCCGCGCCGACCAGGGCCCCGGCGCCGCTCCCGAGCCACTCCGTCAACCACCCGTGGACGTCCCCCACCGAGACCCGGTGGTTGACGGGGCCGTCCGTGGGCCGCATCAGTCCGACCGGATCGTCCGGATCCTCGTGGTGGAAGTGCGTCGGCCAGCCCCGCACCTCCTTGGGCAGCCGCTCCCGGAAGAGCCGCCGCAGCTCGGCGCCGTGCTCGGCGGCCTCCTCCGGCGTCAGGAACAGCTCCAGCCGAGGCCCCCACTCGTGGTCGGGGGAGCGCGCGGTGTCGAACCCGAGCACCTCCGACCCCGCGCCCACCCGCGCGGCGGCGTACCGCAGCCCCTGATACTCCTTGTCGAGCAGCGGGCGCACCGCCTCCTCGTAGAGGATCCGGGAGAGCCGCAGGCCGGGCAGGAACTCCGGAGTCATCGCCGTCATACCCACCACTCTGCTCCGCTCCCCACCGGACCGGCCAGCGAGTTCCCGGGAAACGACCACGCGCCGCCCCACGATCGCCCGACACCGCGCACGGCCTCCCGGCGGACCACCACCAGCCTCACGGGCGGGCAAGCCGCGCACCGACGACCCGCGATCGGCCAACTGCCCACCCGACGAGCCACGCGCGCTCCGCGCCCCGCGCCCCGCGCCCCAACCATCGTGACCAGCAACCTCCCACCAGCCGACGGGCGGCAAGCGGACCGCTCCCGGCGGAGGACCGCCACACACCCGACACCGGGACCCGACGAGCGGCCACCAACTCCCCGTCCCCCACCCGAGCACCAGCACCTCGCCGGACGGCGGCGAGCCGCGTGCACCCCGCCGCAGTCGCCCCGACCGCCGTCAGCGGCCCCCGTCCGCCGCGCGGGCTTCAGCGGGAGCGCAGCAGCGCCTCCAGGCGGGTGACCGTCTCCGCGCCGGCCTTCTCGCCATCGGGAAGTCGGCGCCACTGCTGGAGCGCGGAGCGATACGCCTCACCCGCCGCCAGCGGACGCCTGGCCGACTCGAAGGCCAGGCCGCGCCGGTGGAGCGCCGTCGCGGCCAGCCGCACCGGCTCCTTCGGGTCGATCGCGTCCGCCTCGGCGGCCCGAGCGGCCGTCGCGGCACGGCGATACGCCTCGGCCCCCTGGTCGAGCCGCTCGACGCTCCGGGTGTGCCCGAACGACCGGCGATGGGTGTCGCCCAGCTCCAGATAGGCGGTGGCCTCGGTGAACGGCTCCGCCGCGTGCCGGGCGGCGCGTTGGAAGAGGTACTCGGCCTCCCGCAGATCCACCATGTCGACGGTGTCCCGGTAGCGGGCGGTCAGCGCCTGCCCCAGCAGCAACAGCCTTCTCGGCAACCTGACGTCGTCCGCCGCCGTCTCCATGCGGCAGTCCCGCAGCACCCGGACCGCGCGGGACACGAACGGCCCGCCGTCCTCGCGGCTGGCCCGGCGCAGCAGGGCCTCGCCCCACTCCTCGATCAGCGCGCTGTACTCCGGGCGGTCACGGGAGACCGTGCGGCTCGCCTGCTCGAACCGTGCCGCCGCCGCCTCCAGGGCCGACGCCTCGCCCTCGGCCCCGAACCGACGCATCTCGATGCGGCCCGCCCTGGTCAGGCAGGCGGCGTGCTGCCCAGGATCCTCCGCCAACCGGGAGGCGGACTCGACCACTTCGGCGGCGCGCTGCCACTCGTGCTCGGTGCGGAGCAGCGCGTCGACCAGATCGAGCAGGGCGCGCACCCGGGCGTGCGCCGGCGCGTTCTCGCTCTCCAGCGCCCAACAGCCCTGGCGGAGCGAGTCCGCGGCCTGACCCGCGTGCACCCGGGCCCGTTCCGCCTCGACCGCCGCGTCGGCCAGCCGCAGCAGCGCCCGGCCGTGCGCCAGCCACAGCCCGCTGGGCTGGCGCTCGTCCGCCGGCCAGGCGTCCGCCACGGCCTCGACCATGCCCACGCTCTCCTGTAGGAGGGCGGTGTCGCCGCCGAGGCGCCACCGCGCGGTGAGCACCTCGACGCGGTCCAGGGTGATCCCGAGGGCGGCCTCCCGGTCGAGTCCTGGCGTGGCGTGCGCGGCGGCGAACTCGCGGTCCGCCTGCCGCCACAGCTCCAGCGCGCCCCTGATATCGCCGGCGGCCTGGCGTTCCCCGGCCGCCGCGTGCAACACCCGGGCCAGCACCGTCCGACCGCGCGGCGGGCCGAGATGCGCGGCGGCCGTCGCCGCCGCGACCCTGGCCTCGTCGAGCAACTCCCCGTCGCGCTGCACCCGCCAGAGCCGCAGCAGCTGCTCGGCCAGCTCGCTCCACAGCTCCGGGTCGGTGCGGTGGCCTTCGGCCGGGCGTCGGCCGGTGGCCTGCCGCAGCAGCCGGACGGCGTCGAGCAGATGCCGCACCTGGCCGTCAGCGGCGTACGCCGCGGCCAGCGCCCTGGCCCGGCCCACCGTGCGGGAGGGCGGCGGCGTGGTGGCGCCCGGCGGGCTGCCGGCGGGCAGCGGGGCCTCGGGCAGGAACCGGCGCAGCACCTTCGCGGCCACCTCGGCGAACGGCCTGGGCAGCGGGCGACCGT
This region includes:
- the fxsT gene encoding FxSxx-COOH system tetratricopeptide repeat protein, with translation MQGSAYTVVPAAEGEQITVSFAGYNRPWAVWIADRLERYGWQVAFQRWDPPIEAPLAEALSDLLLVEGRILVILSDWYFKLGPRTDQEWNEALRAVVAPNTRRFTAVSVSTSPMPTASAAFGGTTELWGLGAREAERRLIQLFGGVRDRDPSFDTLGGAHRPRFPMDLPHVWGGVPRRNTRFTGRERTLQEIHDQLQSAEPGAGVVALHGLSGVGKTQVAAEYAHRFASSYDLVWWVPADQRGTLRQRLAELAPALDLNTGPEYGERLRAVGDALRRGAPYRRWLVVLDDADQPDAIADLLPSGPGHVLITSQNQEWSAYNSSPLPVPVYEREESVAFVRRRAPRIPAADADRLAEALGDLPLALDQTAGWLNDSTMTVAEYVELLHDDGDIEVGLRVAGDFRKSYPMTFSILLNRLRETVPEAVELLRLCAFFAPGALPVQLLRDIPAEQLPEQLTGLMSDPLRWNTAIKKLAQYSVIQFDPSNDEDDPEAAGTIHLHRMVHQTVRSGMSEADRELFSRAARRGLVAADPAVATDTRRWARFARIVPHLDPSGALRSRHASMHRLIYNCLQYLYLAGEYSAGIQLAERTERAWREVFGEEHPLMAGLASLHATLLRATGEYARTERINRGLLARLEAEGQTQGLDALRVLEGLGADLRGLGRYSEALQVSEQVLAGCRRLIDEEDFRTLNAHNNLAVTLRLLGRYQDALAEDRHTLRARRELLRARNNASLSSEIAYALDLRLLGRYSEAQSVQEQSVEVHHAVMGPDNPQTLHGELNLALCLLRSGDRTAANERLAALLERAERVLGDRSPLTQRIAACYSFVLRAHGQLDLARKIGERTMLRYREALGPHHPYTIGTTANHALLLRAAGERAEARSINETCLTRMTEALGPDHPWTLGTALNLSADRNLDGDVESAAQLSRDTVRRAGRFLGGKHPLALSAKVAHATDLRNLRQRAEADRAETEAISGLIATLGSQHAHTVSARARVRPFWDFEPLLT
- a CDS encoding aKG-HExxH-type peptide beta-hydroxylase; its protein translation is MTGRPAGALSAAQLAELGRTEGAPSTLAALSAGQHTRRLLLLRVLLDAIPAAPPEAAARAAEHTALLESAERAAPEAARRVLFYPLTGTWAERCAHRLATGAGDAAARDLAHLGGLAAAAAIRAGLDFRIRTTVTAGRVALPTLGALTTASPDGGPVELAAHAGRLTLRLPDEAPVSLRPDPAGHWRSGDPRWVGLHALDGGPHPVLLDDLHPGRPAPRDTGHAHALRPAERARWSGLWRAALPLLRLGGAARAAELALLDCIVPLLLPADEHQGHISSTSPGAFGAVLASAPPNAALLAAGLTHELQHAKLAAVGTLNPLHHEGPKARHWAPWRPDPRPFDGLLHGAYAHLALAGFWQQLALGLRDPGARETAWAAHSRCHLQVGAVLPALRAARRLTDDGRVFVRALAERHEELGSPAPPEGHLVRARAYVDTARTVWLRQHARGTVT
- a CDS encoding FxsB family cyclophane-forming radical SAM/SPASM peptide maturase is translated as MESRGEGAGAGRVAPVPFRQFVVKVNSRCNLACRYCYMYFAADDGWREQPVSASPETLRWIARRIGEHAAAHRLPAVSLVLHGGEPLLTDPAVLGGFAERVRAEAPAGCRVHVSLQTNGTLLTESILGVLAEHRVRVGLSLDGGLAHHNRRRVDHAGRAAWPGASRAARMLAQPRHRDAYAGVLCVIDPASDPIEVYQSLLELDPPAVDFLLPHGNWTHPPPGLDGAAEDTDRATPYADWLCAIFDRWWHDDRRRVKIRIFEECLAALLRLPTAGGLFGLRPFTAVVIETNGDIEQIDSLKTAYPGAAATGLSIAHHTLDQALRHPGVAARQAGAAALADACRRCPLLAVCGGGHYAHRYRAGAGFRNPSVYCADLTRLIRHLAAALRQAVPS
- the fxsA gene encoding FxSxx-COOH cyclophane-containing RiPP peptide, giving the protein MFIRSQETVSAGALSELPDVLGLSLAELREIDHPVLNTVLAELRERVARPLETMWDFTETPPL
- a CDS encoding DUF4037 domain-containing protein — translated: MTAMTPEFLPGLRLSRILYEEAVRPLLDKEYQGLRYAAARVGAGSEVLGFDTARSPDHEWGPRLELFLTPEEAAEHGAELRRLFRERLPKEVRGWPTHFHHEDPDDPVGLMRPTDGPVNHRVSVGDVHGWLTEWLGSGAGALVGAGPRDWLAMPQQRLAEVTGGAVFHDGLGTLTEARRRLAWYPDEVWRYLLACQWQRIGQEEAFVGRCAEVGDQLGSAVVAGRLVRDLMRLCLLLGRRYAPYSKWLGSAFGRLPVAERLTPSLLGALGATEYREREAHLCDAYEAVAGLQNEAGLAEWVDPSRRGFHGRPFLVLGADRFARALAAKVTDPVLRGLPLSGGVDQWSDSTDFLGLLGPGRAAIDALG
- a CDS encoding SAV_2336 N-terminal domain-related protein — translated: MSQAAGRDQLASLIGALRGAGFDPTWAELSDALWLAQYTGASAPDAGHRAGAGPSGAPGGAPDAPARAARERRTDEDARQGKDQKRPRAGAGRLPRPEDASVLLYADPSGSGQPVDGPPGEALPVGVPEARALPGLLGMERALRPLRRYTPPSRPSNTGRGLSLDEQATVHQTARAGGLLTPVFRAEPRGHTDLQLLMDAAPAMRVWQRMLGELAEVFGRLGAFRDIQVHYLHRSPDGSPAVSRRFAPGDAALRPARQLRDPTGRRLTVVVSDCTGPLWREGTAHRLLHALARHAPVAVVQPLPQRLWARTRLPASYGTLLREEGPAASVRLRFTVDGMAAAPPVDPAAVAVPVLPPTAVALGAWASLLAGTGVGSAPAAVGWVLADQPSAARRRAPAGGGRSAAALLARFRATASPGAVRLAVCLAAAPLFLPVMQLIQRTMLPDSGPAELSEVLLSGLLRRLDGALSDGLWYAFVDGVHDELLAELGHDEALLVLKHCSGYVTRRFGGSGPNFPALALAQLAGEESGGPARNAEGEADEDGRPLPRPFAEVAAKVLRRFLPEAPLPAGSPPGATTPPPSRTVGRARALAAAYAADGQVRHLLDAVRLLRQATGRRPAEGHRTDPELWSELAEQLLRLWRVQRDGELLDEARVAAATAAAHLGPPRGRTVLARVLHAAAGERQAAGDIRGALELWRQADREFAAAHATPGLDREAALGITLDRVEVLTARWRLGGDTALLQESVGMVEAVADAWPADERQPSGLWLAHGRALLRLADAAVEAERARVHAGQAADSLRQGCWALESENAPAHARVRALLDLVDALLRTEHEWQRAAEVVESASRLAEDPGQHAACLTRAGRIEMRRFGAEGEASALEAAAARFEQASRTVSRDRPEYSALIEEWGEALLRRASREDGGPFVSRAVRVLRDCRMETAADDVRLPRRLLLLGQALTARYRDTVDMVDLREAEYLFQRAARHAAEPFTEATAYLELGDTHRRSFGHTRSVERLDQGAEAYRRAATAARAAEADAIDPKEPVRLAATALHRRGLAFESARRPLAAGEAYRSALQQWRRLPDGEKAGAETVTRLEALLRSR